CGCCACCGAACTTTACAATATGGACGGCGGGGCCGATGGCAAAACCGGGGGCGTCGGCGACGTCGATGTGTCCGTTGTTCTCACGGCGTGGGCCTCGGGCAGCGGCCATAGCGATTACAAGGTGCTGATCCCCGACACCTATTTCACAGGCACGAATGGGGGCGATTTCATCTATCTTTATTCGGCGTTTTCTGACGCCAATTCGGGATTCGAGGAATGGTCGGTAGGCCCGACAAGCCCGACAACGCCAGGCTCCACGCCGGATGCGGTAGTGGGCATCGACAAGCAAATCTCCGTCGATGGAACCAATTGGCTCGACGTTGGCGCCTACAACACTATCGATGGCAGCGCGACGGCCCCTACTCTGTTGGCTGGGTCTACCGTTTATTACCAGGTGCTCTTGACCAACAACACTACTCCGAATGCGGGGAATCCTGATCCGCTGATGACGCTAACGACCCTGTCGGACGTGAACGGGCCCACGCTGACGGCAAAACTGGACGGCAGCGGCCACAATGTTGGTGATGCAAATCACGATGGGAACTGGGACGTTGGCGAGACGTGGGTCTACACCGGCTCGACCTCCGCCGTTAACGGTCTGCAAATCGACACCGCGACCGCCAACGTGACGGTCACTGGGACTGGCGGAACCACTAGTGGTGTAGACGATGACAAGGCCAACTACATCGGTGTGACACCAAAGATCCATATCGACAAAGTGACGGTTGACGGCACGCTGGATGCGAACGGAAACCTCGAGTTGGTGGGCGGTAAGGGCGCCGTCGGCGACAATCTGACAATCATCCAGGGAGAGTCGATCATCTGGGAGTACAAGGTCACAAACCCTGGTGATGTCGCGCTCTCAAACGTGACCGTGACAGACAATCAGGGCGTGACTCCGACCAGTCTGCTGAACGGTGACGGCTTTAATGTTGGCGATCTCAACGAGGACGGCAAACTCGACACCAACGAGACCTGGATTTACACGGCCGCCGGCACAGCCATCGACGGTGTTTATACCAACACGGGGACCGCGAGCGGCTCCTTCACCGACGATGCGAACCACACCGCGACACCGACAGCCAGCGACGGCTCCGGTTATACCGGCGTTCATCCCGCCATCCATATCGACAAGGTGACGACCGGCGTCGACTCTGCAACGGTCGTGAACAACGTCATTACTCCCCATTATGCAACAGGAGATGGTCTCAGCTTCCTGGCCGGTTATGGCGTTACCTGGACATACACGGTCACCAATGCCGGCGACGTTTCGCTCTCGAACATCGGCGTGACGGACAATCAGCCGGGAGTGACCCCCACAGGGGTGCTGCAGGCAGATCACATTCACAACCTCGGGGATATCAACGACAACGGCTTGCTGGATGTCGGCGAAAGCTGGACGTTCACGGCTTCCGGAACCTCTGTTCTCGGAAGCTACAGCAATGTCGGAACGGCAAGCGGTTCGTTCACTGACACGGCTCTCCACTCAGTCACGCCAACCGCGACCGATGGTTCGAGCTACACCGGCACCTTCATCGAGCAGGGCGGCACCCTGACCCAGGGCTTCTGGGGTAGCCATGCGGACGCCTGGGATGGCGTCACCGGCCACGAAAGCAATCCGACCAAGAGCGCCTTTGGCAGCGGTGTACTGTCCGCCCTGGATATCAACCCGCGGCACGATGGTAACCTTTTGCTCGGCGACGCCAACCATAATGGCGTTGCGGACGATGCCCACGATTTGCTGATTTCGGATTCTCTGGCGGCGTCGATTCTGTCTTCCAGCACGACCGGCGACGCCCGCATCATTATGCTGCAGCAGACCATCGCAGCGCAGCTCAACATCGATAACGGCAAGGCGGAGCCGTTCAATATCATCGACGAAGCCGTGATGTGGTTGACCGGCAAGGGCGCGTGGAGCGGCAACGGGTTTTCCGTCGATGCAGACAGTAATGGCGTTATCGACACGTCGGCCGGCAAGCTCGCAGGCGTGGCCGTAGCCACAAGCGGAAACGCCTGGCAGAAATATGTTGACGTTACCGACCCGGTTTCAATCATCGATTGGAATAGTGGTAAGGAAGCGGATGGCGAAGGACTCAAGAACGCGCTGATGTGGTGGAACGACGGCCATCTCGTGACTAGTGCGTCCGGCCAGGTGGCCTATGATCCTGACGGGCTCGGCGCTGGTGGCGTGAATCCAGCTACCATCCAGGTAAATACGCTCGACCAGTTCTGGCTTACGCTGCATCAGCAAACCGGATTGACCGGGATCGCCTGATTTTTGGATCACCGTGCTAGATGATGCCCCGCGACAGTCACGCTGCCGCGGGGTTTGTTGTCGTGACCTACCTGCGACGACCCTGTCGACCGATCGAAGCGATCACGCCGTCAGGGTCCAGGTACTGGTACCGAGATGGAGCAAGTTCGGTGCGACACCGAGCACGTCAACGACCATCGCCGACGGCTGGCCATTGTGCGGGTCGATCGCGACGTCGGTGCCTCCATTGCCGTCGGTCAGCAGATTGAGCCATCCGTCGGCGATCGGGTTGGCTCCGGTATATCCGACCGTCGCAAGTAGCTGATGGAAGTCGATGACGTCCTGGCCAGTGGCAAAGTCGCGGATCTGGGCGAGCGCGGTGTTCATGAAGTTGAACACGAAGGTGTCGCTGCCGGGTCCGCCGTAGAGGATGTCTGCACCGTGTCCGGCGACGATTGTATCGTTGCCGCGCCCACCCTGAATGGTGTCGCCGGCGTCGTTGGCGATAATCGTATCGTTGCCGTCGCCGGCCCAGACCGCCTTGATGACGGTGCCCGTTCCGATCTGAAGGGTCTTGCCGGCAACGGTGTCGAGTGCACCAGAATGCAGGTCGAGATATGAAGCCGTGGTCACTGCGGCGGTGTTGATGGTCGCTGAGCCGCTGCTGTCATTCAGGATCGTGCGACTTGCACCAGACGCGGTCGCAAATTCGTCGGTATAAACATAGGTTGCAGGCGTCGAGGGTGCATCGCCAAGCGCCGTTAGCGTCCAGCTGTTGAGTGTTCCGACATTGCCTGTGACATTGTCGGTCACGGTCAACGTCCAATTGCCTTTGGCGTCCTCTCCCCAAAAATCATTGGCTGTGGTCTCAAACACGATCCCGCTGCCGGTGCCGCTTGCGGGATGGTTGACGAGTACGGCACTGGTCCCGTCGGGCGATGTAAGTGTAACCGTAAGGTCGCTGACATGCGGATGCGTGATGTTGAGGTCGACCACGACCTTATCGAGACGTTCCGATGAAGCTAACGTGATCGTACTTTGTAGGCTGCCCGTATCGTCGGGTATTGCAAGGTTGTCGGTGTGACTGACGGTCTGCGTGGACATGTCGGCATAAGTCGACTGCTTCTGCCAACTCTCAGCCAACCTTACGGCAGCCGTCGCATCGACCAGACCAAAACCGAAGTCGTTGCTGAAATGGAGGCCGCCGCCGTTCCAGTCGTGAGAGCCGTTGGTTTGCCAGCCGGCGTTGGTGGGGTCGGTCTGCTTCGCCGAATAGGCAAGGATTTCCTGGACGTCGCGGTAGCCAAGGTTCGGATTGGCCTGAAGCATTAGTGCGATGATTCCGGACACCGCGGGAGCGGCATAGGACGTCCCGGACATCGTCGTATAGTCGCCACTGGAATAGCCGGATGTGCCAAGACGGTCGTCCGTGATTTCGCCATAGCCCGGCGCTGAAACCAGCAACGCGGCTCCGGGACTGCTGAAGGAGGTGATATGTCCCGTGCCGTCGGTTGCTGCGACCGTAATCACGAAGGGATCGTTTTGGTAGTTGTGATAATTTACGTTGTCGCCGGAGGAGCGCGCATTTCCGGCAGCGAAGACGATGTTAATACCAAGTCCGCCGCGGCCATTGGCGACGTCGTTCTGGATCGCCGTTTTCGAAGCGGACCACGAGGAAAAGAAATTGTCCTGATATGCGGTAGAATAGCCCCAACTCGCGTTTGCAACATCCATCCCGCTTGTGGCGAGATGGTTCAATGCGTCGGCTATCTGGCTCGCGCTGCCCGTCGAACCATACGCTATCCGGAAGCCCGCGATGCTTGCGTTGTATGCAACACCCACATTGCCCGCGCCATTACGTGCAGCCGCCAGCACGCCGGCAACCGTCGTGCCATGCCAGTCGTAGGCTGTATTGCCGTACGCTGTGCCGTCGGCCGTCACCGCGTCGTAATCGAGGTTGAGCAGATAGTGCGGGCTAAGGTCTGGATGGTTATAGTCGATGCCATCGTCGACGATGCCGACCTTGATGCCTAGTCCGGTATAATTTTGCCAGGCTTTCATCACGTTGATTCCAGCCGCGGCGCTGGTCATTTCCCATTCTTGATTGAAATTGGTGTCGGTCGGCGTTCCCGTATCCCCAGTCGGCGGATTGAGGGTTCGCCAGGTAATCGGAATCGTCGGAAAGCTCGATGCCGTGCCCGTACCGCCGGTCGAGCCACCACTCGTTGTCCCGCCGCCAGTAGAGCCGCCGCTGCCACTCGTCGTGCCACCGCCTGTGGTTTTCTTTCCGCCGGCCGCCGCTGCGTCAGGGCCCTCCGAGGCGGTGTCACTGGTCAGCCCGTCGGCGAAAACGGGGGCAACATATAAGTCGTCGCCTGCAGGCGAAACCGGTGCGCCGATTGCCGACACGACGATTGAGTTCCAATCGCCGGCGCTTGCGTCCGTTCCAAATGGGTCGTTACCGGATTGCCCGAAACTGAAATGGTCGGCGAAGCCACGCTTTTGCATTTAGCCTCCTCGCCGGCTGAGGCGCCGGACAGCGCGCCGCAATTGGCGCATCGACGCTGCTTAGGAGGAGCGGGGGCTCTTAAGGACAAGTAAAAATGGGAACTTGGAAAGTAACGATGCTTATTTCTGGCTAGTAATTACTTGAACAGTCTATTCATAAAGGAAAATATACTTCTGCTGAAATCGGTGTGATTTTAGCAAAAATCGTTCCGTCGATGGACAAATCCCGTCCCAGAACGCAAGCTCCCGCTCGAGGCCGGTACAAATGCGGGGGATTGCCGGACGCCGGCTTCTCGGAAGAAAACAGGCGTGTTAAACATTGTTATAGATAAAGCAAAAATCCTAATCAGTAACTGCTACACATTGGATGTGGCTGCGGGTGCAGTATTTCGAGTGAATTGCGCGACAGGCTATTAATGTAGAGGGGCGGGTTTCCGCCAGATTGTGTGATTAATCCTCATAAGAAGCCGGACGAACTCAGCCTTTTGTTGCGGAGTTGCAGTCGGTATTTCCTCACGGCAGCGATCTTTAGCGGCGCGATCAACCTGCTTTATCTGGCAGGCCCGCTCTACATGTTGCAGGTCTATGACCGGGTGATCTCGAGCGCCAGCGAGGTCACGCTGGTGATGCTGACGATTGCGTTGCTGCTGGCCTATATCGCGCTGGCAGGGCTCGACGCCGTTCGTGCCAAGGTTTTGACGCGCGCCAGCATTCGTCTGGATCAGAGGATTGCGGCCCGAGTCATGACCGCGATCATCGATCGCTCGGCAAATTTTGGAGGGGCTCGAAGCCAGCTGCTGCGGGACTTTGATACGTTTCGCCAGTTCATTACCGGTGCCGGTATTCATGCCATCTTTGATCTGCCCTGGGCGCCGATCTATATTCTGGTGATTTTTGCCTTGCACCCGTTTCTTGGCGCATTTGCGCTGGGGTGCTCCGTTGTACTCGTCCTGATGGCGCTCCTCAACGAGCGGATCGTCAAGCCGCCGCTCACGGAATCAGGCGAGGCGGCATCGCGCAACTACAGCTTCACCGAAATGAGCCTGCGCAACACCGAAGTGGTGCGCGCCATGGGTATGACGTCAGGGCTTCTCAAGCGATGGGGCCGCGACCGTAACCGCATGCTTGATCGGCAGGTGGCTGCGAGTGACCGTGCTGCCACCATGCAGAGCATTATCCGCTTTCTGCGCTTGACCATGCAGTCGCTGATTCTGGGCCTTGGCGCCTATCTGGTGATCGAGCGGCTGGCGACGGTCGGCGCGATGTTTGCCGCCAGCATTCTGCTCGGTCGGGCGCTGCAGCCGGTTGAGCAGATTGTCGGGTCCTGGCGTAATCTGGTTTCGGCCAGGGCCGCGTTCTTACGCGTTCGCGAGCTGTTGGCGGCCAATCCTCCTCATGAAACGGGATTGAAGCTGCCGCGGCCCAAGGGGCGTCTTTCCGTCGAGGGCCTGACCTTTGTGGCTCCCATCAACCCCAGGCCGATCCTGCGTGGCGTAACGTTCGATATCGAACCCGGCGAAGTGCTGGGCATTATCGGTCCGTCAGGCGCGGGTAAATCAACACTCGCGCGTCACATCGTCGGCGTGCTTAAGCCGAGCGCAGGTGCCGTTCGACTTGACGGGGCGGATGTCGCGGTCTGGACCAAGTCTTCGCTTGGCCAGTATCTTGGTTATCTTCCGCAGGATATCGAGT
The Bradyrhizobium sp. KBS0727 genome window above contains:
- a CDS encoding S8 family serine peptidase — encoded protein: MQKRGFADHFSFGQSGNDPFGTDASAGDWNSIVVSAIGAPVSPAGDDLYVAPVFADGLTSDTASEGPDAAAAGGKKTTGGGTTSGSGGSTGGGTTSGGSTGGTGTASSFPTIPITWRTLNPPTGDTGTPTDTNFNQEWEMTSAAAGINVMKAWQNYTGLGIKVGIVDDGIDYNHPDLSPHYLLNLDYDAVTADGTAYGNTAYDWHGTTVAGVLAAARNGAGNVGVAYNASIAGFRIAYGSTGSASQIADALNHLATSGMDVANASWGYSTAYQDNFFSSWSASKTAIQNDVANGRGGLGINIVFAAGNARSSGDNVNYHNYQNDPFVITVAATDGTGHITSFSSPGAALLVSAPGYGEITDDRLGTSGYSSGDYTTMSGTSYAAPAVSGIIALMLQANPNLGYRDVQEILAYSAKQTDPTNAGWQTNGSHDWNGGGLHFSNDFGFGLVDATAAVRLAESWQKQSTYADMSTQTVSHTDNLAIPDDTGSLQSTITLASSERLDKVVVDLNITHPHVSDLTVTLTSPDGTSAVLVNHPASGTGSGIVFETTANDFWGEDAKGNWTLTVTDNVTGNVGTLNSWTLTALGDAPSTPATYVYTDEFATASGASRTILNDSSGSATINTAAVTTASYLDLHSGALDTVAGKTLQIGTGTVIKAVWAGDGNDTIIANDAGDTIQGGRGNDTIVAGHGADILYGGPGSDTFVFNFMNTALAQIRDFATGQDVIDFHQLLATVGYTGANPIADGWLNLLTDGNGGTDVAIDPHNGQPSAMVVDVLGVAPNLLHLGTSTWTLTA
- a CDS encoding type I secretion system permease/ATPase; amino-acid sequence: MLRSCSRYFLTAAIFSGAINLLYLAGPLYMLQVYDRVISSASEVTLVMLTIALLLAYIALAGLDAVRAKVLTRASIRLDQRIAARVMTAIIDRSANFGGARSQLLRDFDTFRQFITGAGIHAIFDLPWAPIYILVIFALHPFLGAFALGCSVVLVLMALLNERIVKPPLTESGEAASRNYSFTEMSLRNTEVVRAMGMTSGLLKRWGRDRNRMLDRQVAASDRAATMQSIIRFLRLTMQSLILGLGAYLVIERLATVGAMFAASILLGRALQPVEQIVGSWRNLVSARAAFLRVRELLAANPPHETGLKLPRPKGRLSVEGLTFVAPINPRPILRGVTFDIEPGEVLGIIGPSGAGKSTLARHIVGVLKPSAGAVRLDGADVAVWTKSSLGQYLGYLPQDIELFADTVAANISRFQDGEDKEAILAAQMAGVHEMILRLANGYDTQVGEGGAILSGGYRQRIGLARAVYGNPSLVVLDEPSSNLDSDGDAALADCILQLKKRGTTVVIISHRPSTIGVVDKILVLRDGIAEMFGPRNEIMSRLTRAVPVPVHAVQGTAS